From a region of the Solanum stenotomum isolate F172 chromosome 2, ASM1918654v1, whole genome shotgun sequence genome:
- the LOC125854589 gene encoding uncharacterized protein LOC125854589, with translation LLRQDFENEDKSSISHSCIHDQIIEQRKRPGLQVYSVTPQVYEESVASNPPHRRGRALLEISKEQNDVMQPIRIFLNYDAVGHSSERDCQKVGDVVKLGEPSGASFSGTSSCNPHGDPPVYGDCWYNCTLDDIAGEDKRHRLRKALEQTADWFKRALSVEPVKGNLRLSGYSACGQDGGVQLPRKYVEEGVAHADLVLLVTTRPTTGNTLAWAVACERDQWGRAVAGHVNVAPRHLTAEAETLLQATLIHEVMHVLGFDPHAFAHFRDERKRRRSQVTELVMDEKLGRMVTRVVLPRVIMHARHHYGAFSENFTGLELEDGGGRGTSGSHWEKRLLMNEIMTGSVDTRSVVSKMTLALLEDSGWYRANYSMADRLDWGRNQGPDFVTFPCNHWKGAYHCNTTQLSGCTFNREAEGYCPIMNYSGDLPQWARYFPQANKGGQSSLADYCTYFVAYSDGSCTDTNGARAPDRMLGEVRGSSSRCMSSSLVRSGFVRGSMAQGNGCYQHRCSNNSLEVAVDGIWRVCPKAGGPIQFPGFNGELVCPAYHELCDVNPVSLSSQCPNSCNFNGDCLGGKCRCFIGFSGHDCSKRSCPGNCGGRGKCLGNGVCECDNGYTGVDCSTAVCDEQCSLHGGVCDNGVCEFRCSDYAGYTCQNSSTLLPSLSVCKDVLQNDVSGQHCAPSELSILQQLEEVVVMPNYNRLFPAGPRKILNIFRGRDCDGAAKRLACWISIQKCDKDGDNRLRVCHSACQSYNVACGASLDCSDQTLFSNEHEGQGLCTGWGELDAWF, from the exons TTATTGAGACAAGACTTTGAGAATGAAGACAAGAGTAGCATTTCCCATTCTTGTATCCATGATCAGATAATTGAACAAAGGAAAAGACCTGGTTTGCAAGTGTATTCTGTCACTCCTCAGGTGTATGAGGAGTCTGTGGCTTCAAATCCCCCTCACCGTAGAGGTAGGGCATTACTTGAAATTTCCAAAGAACAAAATGATGTCATGCAACCGATCAGAATCTTTTTGAATTATGATGCTGTCGGTCATTCATCCGAGAGAGATTGTCAAAAAGTTGGCGACGTTGTGAAG CTTGGGGAGCCATCAGGTGCTTCTTTTTCTGGTACATCTTCCTGTAATCCACATGGAGATCCTCCAGTTTATGGTGATTGCTGGTATAACTGTACCTTAGATGATATAGCTGGGGAGGACAAAAGGCATCGCCTTCGCAAG GCCCTCGAGCAGACAGCGGATTGGTTTAAAAGAGCGTTATCTGTTGAGCCAGTTAAGGGAAACCTACGGTTAAGTGGATATTCTGCTTGTGGACAAGATGGAGGTGTACAACTCCCAAGAAAATATGTTGAAG AGGGTGTTGCACATGCGGATTTGGTTCTTCTTGTGACTACAAGGCCAACAACAGGCAACACTCTTGCATGGGCTGTAGCTTGTGAGCGTGATCAATGGGGTCGTGCTGTTGCTG GGCATGTGAATGTAGCTCCTCGACATTTAACTGCTGAAGCAGAAACCTTACTTCAAGCTACTTTGATACATGAAGTAATGCACGTTCTTGGATTTGATCCTCATGCCTTTGCTCATTTTCGTGATGAGAGAAAACGCAGGCGAAGTCAg GTTACTGAACTGGTAATGGATGAAAAACTTGGAAGAATGGTTACTCGAGTAGTGCTTCCTCGAGTTATCATGCATGCTCGCCATCACTATGGG GCATTCTCTGAGAATTTCACTGGACTTGAGCTAGAAGATGGAGGCGGACGTGGTACATCAG GTTCTCATTGGGAGAAAAGGCTATTGATGAATGAGATCATGACTGGGTCGGTAGATACAAGATCAGTGGTTTCAAAAATGACTCTTGCTTTACTTGAGGACAGTGGATGGTACCGGGCCAATTATAGCATGGCTGACCGTCTTGATTGGGGACGCAACCAAGGACCAGATTTCGTTACCTTTCCCTGCAATCACTGGAAGGGTGCCTATCATTGTAACACTACCCAGTTATCTGGATGTACATTTAACAGGGAGGCAGAAGGTTATTGTCCAATTATGAATTATAGTGGGGATCTCCCTCAATGGGCTCGTTATTTTCCACAGGCTAACAAAG GTGGTCAGTCATCATTGGCAGATTATTGCACTTATTTTGTTGCTTACTCTGATGGATCGTGTACGGACACGAATGGTGCTCGTGCACCTGATAGGATGTTAGGTGAAGTGAGGGGAAGTAGTTCAAG GTGCATGTCTTCTTCTTTAGTGCGTTCTGGATTTGTACGTGGCTCAATGGCCCAAGGCAATGGTTGTTATCAGCATAGGTGCTCAAACAATTCGTTAGAG GTAGCAGTAGATGGCATTTGGAGAGTTTGTCCAAAAGCTGGTGGACCTATCCAGTTTCCTGGCTTTAATG GTGAGCTCGTCTGCCCAGCTTACCATGAACTATGTGATGTGAATCCAGTTTCGTTGTCTAGTCAATGTCCCAATTCATGCAATTTCAACGGAGATTGCTTAGGTGGAAAATGTCGATGCTTTATTGGGTTTAGTGGTCATGATTGTAGCAAAC GCTCCTGTCCTGGCAATTGTGGTGGACGTGGAAAGTGTCTTGGGAATGGTGTTTGTGAATGTGATAACGGGTATACTGGCGTTGATTGTTCCACAG CTGTTTGCGATGAGCAGTGCAGCCTTCACGGTGGGGTCTGTGACAATGGAGTCTGTGAGTTCCGTTGTTCTGACTATGCTGGTTACACGTGCCAGAATAGCTCCACGCTTCTTCCTAGTCTCTCTGTTTGCAAAGATGTGCTTCAAAATGATGTATCAGGACAACACTGTGCACCTAGTGAGTTAAGTATCTTGCAGCAGCTGGAAGAAGTAGTGGTGATGCCCAACTACAACCGATTATTCCCAGCTGGTCCTCGaaagattttgaacatttttaggGGTCGGGATTGTGATGGAGCTGCTAAACGACTAGCCTGCTGG ATCTCAATCCAAAAATGTGACAAGGATGGGGACAACCGGCTACGAGTGTGTCATTCAGCTTGCCAATCATATAACGTGGCATGTGGAGCATCACTTGATTGCTCGGACCAAACACTATTTAGTAATGAACACGAGGGTCAAGGTCTTTGCACAGGTTGGGGCGAATTGGACGCTTGGTTTTAG
- the LOC125854590 gene encoding pathogenesis-related protein 5 yields MAAIHNHSYFLLAFFMFEAIAVSATQFTLQNNCGYTVWPGTLSGNGVPISGDSGFALTPGATIQLSAPGGFSGRFWGRTGCNFDSTGAGKCITGDCGTLKCPSGAGGVPPVSLVEFTIAKTKDEKDFYDVSLVDGYNVGIGVRSSGGSGDCQYAGCVADLNANCPTELQVIDNGAVVACKSACAQFNTPEYCCTGVHSTPATCSPTDYSRVFKSACPSAYSYAYDDASSTCTCAGADYLITFCPTAS; encoded by the exons ATGGCCGCCATTCATAATCACTCTTATTTTCTCCTTGCCTTCTTCATGTTCG AGGCGATTGCTGTTTCAGCAACACAATTTACACTTCAAAACAATTGCGGCTACACAGTTTGGCCCGGTACACTTTCCGGCAACGGAGTTCCTATCTCCGGCGATTCTGGATTTGCATTAACTCCCGGCGCTACTATCCAACTCTCCGCTCCTGGAGGATTTTCGGGCCGGTTCTGGGGAAGAACCGGTTGCAATTTTGACAGCACCGGAGCTGGTAAATGTATAACCGGCGATTGCGGTACATTGAAATGCCCTAGCGGAGCCGGCGGCGTACCGCCGGTGAGTTTAGTTGAATTCACGATCGCGAAAACCAAAGATGAGAAGGATTTTTACGATGTTAGCCTTGTTGATGGCTACAATGTCGGTATCGGAGTACGATCTTCCGGCGGATCTGGTGATTGTCAATACGCCGGCTGCGTCGCCGATCTAAATGCGAACTGTCCAACGGAATTGCAAGTGATAGATAACGGTGCAGTTGTGGCGTGTAAAAGCGCGTGTGCACAATTCAACACGCCGGAGTATTGTTGCACCGGTGTTCATTCGACGCCGGCGACTTGCTCGCCGACGGACTACTCAAGGGTTTTTAAGAGTGCATGCCCTAGTGCTTATAGCTATGCATATGATGATGCTTCAAGTACCTGCACTTGTGCTGGTGCTGATTATCTTATCACATTTTGTCCAAccgcttcttaa